The proteins below come from a single Gordonia sp. X0973 genomic window:
- a CDS encoding nitrate reductase subunit alpha, whose product MSRPAQVQGRSAQALLDVGRFFTRWAETEDRRAVFREGGRAGDVFYRDRWSHDKIVRSTHGVNCTGSCSWKVYVKDGIITWETQETDYPSVGPDRPEYEPRGCPRGAAFSWYTYSPTRVRHPYARAVLVEMYREAKAKLGDPVLAWADVTGDPLRRRAYQRARGRGGLIRVDWDEAIEMAAAAHVHTIKTYGPDRCTGFSPIPAMSMVSHCVGTRFVQLLGGVMTSFYDWYADLPVASPQVFGDQTDVPESGDWWDATYLMMWGSNVPVTRTPDAHWMAEVRYRGTKVVTVSPDYADNTKFADEWLPAQAGTDGALAMAMGHVILKEFFVDRTTPFFTDYVRKFTDLPFLVGLDEQDHDGQRVLVPGKFVTADEVGLGTADEDEWKTVFLDDATGAVVAPNGSMGFRYADSGRGRWNLDLQGRVPRLSLYDDDDAEPVAISVAAFDAPDGSGSVLRRGVPARRIGGRLVTTVYDLMLAQYGVGRDGLPGEWADGYDDADTPYTPAWQAAITSVPAQSAIRIAREFAANAVDSQGRSMIIMGAGICQWFHGDVTYRAILALLNLTGSMGRNGGGWAHYVGQEKCRPITGWISLANGLDWSRPPRTQPGTSFWYMHTDQWRNDGYSTTTLASPLSRGVLDHPHTADAIAQSARLGWMPFYPQFSANPLAVAEDALAAVDAGEAPDVGTWVARQLADGALTPSIEDIDAPESWPRTLVLWRSNLLGSSAKGDEYFLRHLLGTQHNVLGTEDSDTPRPAEVRWHAEAPEGKLDLLLSADFRMTSTTLMSDIVLPAATWYEKHDLSSTDMHPFVHAFTPAIDPPWEAKSDFELFHLLAAEVARQAEKHLGTVHDLVVTPNQHDTPGETANPHGRVQDWAGTPDPGVPGRNLPQFTVVERDYTALADKLASVGPLADRLGFTVKNLTFDVGSQLAKLAAKNGVMMRPDGSDSVVDGRPAIDTDEKLAEAILMFSGTTNGELAVDGFRKLEERTGKSFVDLAVGSEEKRITFADTQAAPQPVITSPEWSGSETGGRRYAPFTMNVEREKPFHTLTGRMHFYLDHDWMLDIGEALPVYRPPLDMHRLFGEPRLGPTGEMEIAVRYLTPHNKWSIHSEYQDNLFMLSLSRGGPAAWLSPADAEAIGVVDNDWIECVSANGVFVGRAVVSHRIPAGVTYVHHAQERTIDVPKSEATGRRGGIHNSVTRLLVKPSHLIGGYAQLSYAFNYLGPTGNQRDIVSTIRKRSQEVTY is encoded by the coding sequence ATGAGCCGCCCAGCCCAGGTTCAAGGTAGATCGGCACAGGCCCTGCTCGATGTCGGGAGGTTCTTCACCCGCTGGGCCGAGACTGAAGACAGACGTGCGGTGTTCCGGGAGGGCGGCCGCGCCGGTGACGTCTTTTATCGGGACCGCTGGAGTCACGACAAGATCGTGCGGTCGACCCACGGCGTCAACTGCACCGGGTCGTGCTCGTGGAAGGTCTACGTCAAGGACGGCATCATCACCTGGGAGACCCAGGAGACCGACTATCCGTCGGTGGGTCCCGACCGGCCCGAGTACGAGCCGCGCGGATGCCCTCGCGGCGCCGCGTTCTCGTGGTACACCTACTCGCCGACGCGGGTGCGCCACCCATACGCGCGCGCCGTGCTCGTCGAGATGTACCGGGAGGCGAAGGCGAAACTCGGCGACCCGGTGCTCGCGTGGGCCGACGTGACCGGTGACCCGTTGCGGCGCCGGGCCTATCAGCGGGCACGCGGGCGCGGCGGCCTGATCCGGGTCGATTGGGACGAGGCGATAGAGATGGCCGCGGCCGCCCACGTGCACACGATCAAGACCTACGGACCCGACCGCTGCACCGGCTTCTCCCCCATTCCGGCGATGTCCATGGTCTCCCACTGCGTCGGCACCCGTTTCGTCCAACTCCTCGGCGGCGTGATGACGTCCTTCTACGACTGGTACGCCGATCTTCCGGTCGCCAGCCCGCAGGTGTTCGGCGATCAGACCGACGTCCCCGAATCGGGCGACTGGTGGGACGCGACCTACCTGATGATGTGGGGCTCCAACGTCCCGGTGACCCGCACCCCGGACGCGCACTGGATGGCCGAGGTCCGCTATCGCGGCACCAAGGTCGTGACCGTGTCCCCCGACTACGCCGACAACACCAAGTTCGCCGACGAATGGCTTCCGGCGCAGGCCGGAACCGACGGCGCGCTCGCGATGGCGATGGGACACGTCATCCTCAAGGAGTTCTTCGTCGACCGGACCACCCCGTTCTTCACCGACTACGTACGCAAGTTCACCGACTTGCCGTTCCTCGTCGGCCTCGACGAACAGGACCACGACGGGCAACGGGTCCTCGTGCCGGGCAAGTTCGTCACCGCCGACGAAGTGGGCCTTGGCACCGCAGACGAAGACGAATGGAAGACCGTCTTCCTCGACGATGCGACCGGCGCGGTCGTCGCGCCCAACGGATCGATGGGCTTCCGCTACGCCGACTCGGGGCGGGGCCGCTGGAATCTCGACCTGCAGGGCCGCGTGCCGCGATTGAGTCTGTACGACGATGATGACGCCGAGCCGGTGGCGATCAGCGTGGCGGCCTTCGATGCCCCGGACGGAAGCGGCTCGGTGCTGCGCCGCGGCGTCCCGGCGCGCCGCATCGGCGGACGCCTCGTCACCACCGTGTACGACCTCATGCTCGCCCAATACGGCGTCGGGCGCGACGGACTCCCCGGTGAATGGGCCGACGGCTACGACGACGCCGACACGCCCTACACGCCGGCGTGGCAGGCCGCGATCACCAGCGTTCCGGCCCAGTCCGCGATTCGAATCGCGCGCGAGTTCGCCGCGAATGCGGTTGACTCCCAAGGGCGTTCGATGATCATCATGGGCGCGGGCATCTGCCAGTGGTTCCACGGCGACGTGACCTACCGGGCCATCCTCGCCCTGCTGAACCTGACCGGCAGCATGGGCCGCAACGGCGGCGGCTGGGCGCACTACGTGGGCCAGGAGAAGTGCCGACCGATCACCGGGTGGATCTCCTTGGCCAACGGTTTGGATTGGTCGCGCCCGCCTCGAACCCAACCGGGCACGTCGTTCTGGTACATGCACACCGACCAGTGGCGCAACGACGGCTATTCGACGACCACTCTGGCCTCTCCCCTGTCCCGCGGCGTTCTCGACCATCCGCATACCGCCGACGCGATCGCTCAGTCGGCCCGATTGGGCTGGATGCCGTTCTATCCGCAGTTCTCCGCCAATCCACTCGCCGTCGCCGAGGACGCGCTCGCCGCGGTCGACGCGGGCGAAGCGCCCGACGTCGGCACCTGGGTCGCGCGGCAGCTCGCCGACGGGGCCCTCACCCCGTCGATCGAAGACATCGATGCACCGGAGAGCTGGCCGCGCACGCTGGTTCTGTGGCGATCCAATCTGCTCGGCTCGTCGGCGAAGGGAGACGAGTACTTCCTGCGCCACCTGCTCGGCACACAACACAATGTGTTGGGGACCGAGGACTCGGACACCCCGCGGCCGGCGGAGGTCCGCTGGCACGCCGAGGCGCCCGAGGGCAAGCTCGACCTGCTGCTGTCCGCGGACTTCCGGATGACCTCGACGACGCTGATGAGCGACATCGTGCTGCCGGCGGCCACCTGGTACGAGAAGCACGACCTGAGCTCGACCGACATGCACCCTTTCGTGCACGCCTTCACCCCCGCGATCGACCCGCCGTGGGAGGCCAAGAGCGACTTCGAGTTGTTCCACCTCCTCGCGGCGGAGGTGGCGAGACAGGCCGAGAAGCACCTGGGGACGGTGCACGACCTGGTGGTGACGCCCAACCAGCACGACACCCCGGGCGAGACCGCCAATCCGCACGGCCGCGTCCAGGATTGGGCCGGTACCCCGGACCCGGGTGTCCCGGGGCGGAACCTGCCGCAGTTCACCGTGGTCGAGCGCGACTACACGGCGCTCGCCGACAAACTCGCCTCGGTCGGCCCCCTCGCCGACCGACTCGGCTTCACCGTCAAGAACCTCACGTTCGACGTGGGGTCGCAGCTGGCCAAGCTCGCCGCCAAGAACGGCGTCATGATGCGTCCGGACGGGAGCGACAGCGTCGTCGACGGTCGGCCCGCGATCGACACCGACGAAAAATTGGCCGAGGCGATCTTGATGTTCTCCGGCACCACCAACGGTGAGCTCGCCGTCGACGGTTTCCGCAAGCTCGAGGAGCGGACCGGCAAGAGCTTCGTCGACCTGGCCGTCGGCTCGGAGGAGAAGCGCATCACCTTCGCCGACACGCAGGCGGCCCCGCAGCCGGTGATCACCTCGCCGGAATGGTCGGGTTCGGAGACCGGCGGGCGACGGTACGCGCCGTTCACCATGAACGTCGAGCGGGAGAAACCGTTCCACACTTTGACCGGACGAATGCACTTCTACCTCGACCACGATTGGATGCTCGACATCGGCGAGGCGCTGCCCGTCTATCGCCCGCCCCTGGACATGCACCGACTGTTCGGCGAACCCCGACTGGGCCCGACCGGCGAGATGGAGATCGCGGTCCGGTATCTCACGCCGCACAACAAATGGTCGATCCACTCCGAGTACCAGGACAACCTGTTCATGCTGTCGCTGTCGCGAGGCGGACCCGCGGCCTGGTTGTCGCCGGCCGACGCCGAAGCGATCGGCGTCGTCGACAACGACTGGATCGAATGCGTGAGCGCCAACGGCGTCTTCGTCGGGCGGGCCGTCGTCAGCCATCGCATCCCGGCCGGTGTCACCTACGTCCACCACGCGCAGGAGCGGACGATCGACGTCCCGAAGTCGGAGGCGACGGGCCGACGCGGCGGCATCCACAACTCCGTCACCCGACTATTGGTCAAGCCGTCGCACCTGATCGGCGGGTACGCCCAACTCTCCTACGCATTCAACTATCTGGGACCGACGGGGAATCAGCGCGACATCGTCTCAACCATCCGCAAACGCAGTCAGGAGGTGACGTACTGA
- the narH gene encoding nitrate reductase subunit beta, producing the protein MRVMAQVAMVMNLDKCIGCHTCSVTCKQAWTNRAGTEYVWFNNVETRPGQGYPRRYEDQERWRGGWKVNRRGQLRLRTGGRLQKLATIFFSPVQPTLDDYYEPWTYDYENLISAPLGDDIPVARPKSLITGQDMKITWSANWDDNLGGSAATERLDPVLDKLRQEAGDKVKFSFEQTFMFYLPRICEHCLNPSCMASCPSGAIYKREEDGIVLVDQDRCRGWRQCITGCPYKKIYYNHRTGKAEKCTFCYPRIEVGQPTVCSETCVGRLRYIGLFLYDADRVTEAASVADEQDLYEAQLDLMLDPADPEIIAAARAEGIPDDWLEAARRSPVYALAKKYRVALPLHPEYRTMPMVWYVPPLSPIVDLLTEQGHDGESHTNLFGAIDALRIPVEYLAELFTAGDSDVVTGVLRKLAAMRSYMRDVALGREPNALIPASVGMSEESLVEMYHLMAIAKYADRYVIPTAHREEAHGLEEMACSLDYEDGPGMYESGPFGEASGRPTPVSVETFQALKQRQTSDRAADEDTLRGRVNLLNWDGNGSPPGLFPGGS; encoded by the coding sequence ATGCGAGTCATGGCGCAGGTCGCCATGGTGATGAACCTGGACAAATGCATCGGCTGCCACACGTGCTCGGTGACGTGCAAACAGGCCTGGACCAACCGCGCGGGAACCGAATACGTGTGGTTCAACAACGTCGAGACGCGGCCCGGCCAAGGCTATCCGCGTCGCTACGAGGACCAGGAGCGCTGGCGAGGCGGGTGGAAGGTGAACCGCCGCGGCCAACTGCGGCTGCGCACCGGCGGGCGGTTGCAGAAACTGGCCACGATCTTCTTCAGCCCGGTTCAGCCAACGCTCGACGACTACTACGAACCGTGGACCTACGACTACGAGAACCTCATCAGCGCACCGCTGGGCGACGATATCCCGGTGGCGCGACCCAAGTCGCTCATCACCGGCCAGGATATGAAGATCACCTGGTCGGCGAACTGGGATGACAATCTCGGCGGGTCGGCTGCCACCGAGCGGTTGGACCCCGTTCTGGACAAACTCCGCCAGGAGGCCGGCGACAAGGTCAAGTTCTCTTTCGAGCAGACCTTCATGTTCTACCTGCCGCGCATCTGCGAGCACTGCCTGAACCCGTCGTGCATGGCGTCGTGCCCGTCGGGCGCCATCTACAAGCGCGAGGAAGACGGCATCGTTCTCGTCGACCAGGATCGCTGTCGGGGTTGGCGCCAGTGCATCACCGGGTGCCCGTACAAGAAGATCTACTACAACCATCGCACCGGCAAAGCCGAGAAGTGCACCTTCTGCTACCCCCGTATCGAGGTCGGCCAGCCGACGGTCTGCTCCGAGACGTGTGTCGGCCGGCTGCGCTACATCGGCCTCTTCCTGTACGACGCGGATCGGGTCACCGAGGCGGCTTCGGTCGCCGACGAGCAGGACCTTTACGAGGCACAACTCGACCTGATGCTCGATCCCGCCGATCCCGAGATCATCGCCGCGGCCCGCGCCGAGGGGATTCCCGACGACTGGCTTGAGGCGGCGCGGCGCTCCCCGGTGTATGCCCTGGCGAAGAAGTACCGCGTCGCGCTGCCGCTGCATCCGGAGTACCGCACCATGCCGATGGTTTGGTACGTCCCCCCGCTGTCGCCGATCGTCGACCTGTTGACCGAGCAGGGCCACGACGGGGAAAGCCACACCAATCTGTTCGGGGCGATCGACGCGCTGCGCATCCCCGTCGAGTACCTGGCCGAGTTGTTCACCGCCGGCGACTCCGACGTCGTGACCGGCGTGTTGCGCAAGCTGGCCGCGATGCGTTCGTACATGCGCGATGTCGCCCTGGGCCGCGAGCCGAATGCGCTCATCCCCGCGTCGGTGGGGATGAGCGAAGAGTCCCTCGTCGAGATGTATCACCTGATGGCGATCGCGAAGTACGCCGACCGCTACGTCATCCCGACGGCGCATCGCGAGGAGGCCCACGGGCTCGAGGAGATGGCCTGCTCCCTGGACTACGAGGACGGCCCGGGCATGTATGAATCCGGTCCGTTCGGAGAGGCGAGCGGACGCCCGACGCCGGTCTCGGTCGAGACCTTCCAGGCTCTGAAGCAACGGCAGACGTCGGACCGCGCCGCCGACGAGGACACGCTGCGCGGACGGGTCAATCTCCTCAACTGGGACGGCAACGGCAGTCCGCCCGGCCTGTTCCCCGGGGGATCGTGA
- the narJ gene encoding nitrate reductase molybdenum cofactor assembly chaperone — translation MGGPFGRALRRRATTADHRVIHQVASWCLQYPDDELIARLGLLRGALDEQPASAAVDALHRFVAHLTEADPAELRRDYVNEFDLSRHQTLYLTYWSHGDTRRRGDALTAIKRRYREAGFLVDTHGELTDYLPMVLEFAARVDPSSGLELLVEHRASVELIRLALREKESPYADVLFAVCATLPGDSPPDKASALAMRGAAARSDVVEQVGLDSGDPRLMPLFTKSEFAGSAPKPVDGADRRREEVARR, via the coding sequence ATGGGCGGCCCATTCGGGCGCGCCCTGCGGCGGCGCGCAACCACCGCGGATCACCGGGTGATTCACCAGGTCGCGTCGTGGTGCCTGCAGTACCCCGACGACGAGTTGATCGCGCGCCTCGGGCTCCTGCGCGGCGCGCTCGACGAACAACCCGCGTCTGCGGCCGTCGACGCCCTGCACCGATTCGTCGCCCATCTGACCGAGGCGGATCCGGCGGAGTTGCGGCGCGACTACGTGAACGAATTCGACCTGTCCCGACACCAGACCCTCTATCTCACCTACTGGTCCCACGGCGACACGCGCCGTCGGGGCGACGCGCTCACCGCGATCAAACGCCGATACCGCGAGGCCGGGTTCCTGGTCGACACCCACGGCGAACTGACCGACTACTTGCCCATGGTGTTGGAGTTCGCCGCCCGCGTCGACCCGTCTTCGGGCCTCGAACTGCTGGTGGAGCACCGCGCGTCCGTCGAGTTGATTCGGCTCGCCCTGCGCGAGAAGGAGTCGCCCTACGCCGATGTGCTCTTCGCGGTCTGCGCCACGCTGCCCGGCGACTCGCCGCCGGACAAGGCGAGCGCCCTGGCGATGCGCGGCGCGGCAGCGCGTTCGGACGTCGTCGAGCAGGTCGGACTCGACTCCGGCGATCCGCGATTGATGCCGTTGTTCACGAAGTCCGAGTTCGCCGGCTCGGCACCCAAACCGGTCGACGGCGCCGACCGCCGTCGCGAGGAGGTGGCCCGACGATGA
- the narI gene encoding respiratory nitrate reductase subunit gamma — protein MSVFLWGVVPYLALIAVVGGTIWRFRYDRFGWTTRSSELYESRLLRIGSPLFHYGILMVIAGHAIGLVIPESWTAAIGISESTYHWVAAGGGVIAAVATLVGVAILVYRRRTVGPVFAATTANDKLMYLVLISALIAGTYITVVGMVDPHGPGVNYRETVAPWFRSIFVLRPDIDAMEAAPLRFHVHVLIGMVLFILVPFTRLVHIFTAPLHYLFRPYIVYRSRDSRPTSGTGRAEAWAPIGTKDRARR, from the coding sequence ATGAGTGTCTTCCTCTGGGGCGTCGTCCCGTATCTGGCGTTGATCGCCGTCGTCGGAGGCACGATCTGGCGATTCCGCTACGACAGGTTCGGCTGGACGACCCGCTCGTCCGAACTGTACGAGTCGCGGCTGCTGCGGATCGGATCGCCGCTGTTCCACTACGGGATCTTGATGGTGATCGCGGGACACGCGATCGGACTGGTCATTCCCGAGTCGTGGACGGCTGCCATCGGGATCAGCGAGTCCACCTATCACTGGGTCGCCGCGGGCGGCGGGGTGATCGCAGCGGTGGCGACGCTCGTCGGAGTCGCAATCCTCGTGTACCGCCGTCGAACGGTCGGTCCGGTGTTCGCCGCGACCACCGCGAACGACAAGCTGATGTACCTCGTATTGATCTCGGCTTTGATCGCCGGCACGTACATCACCGTCGTCGGAATGGTCGATCCCCACGGTCCCGGGGTGAACTATCGCGAAACCGTCGCACCGTGGTTCCGCTCGATTTTCGTGCTGCGCCCCGACATTGACGCGATGGAGGCGGCCCCGTTGCGGTTCCACGTGCATGTTCTGATCGGCATGGTGCTGTTCATCTTGGTGCCGTTCACGCGGTTGGTGCACATATTCACCGCACCGCTGCACTACCTGTTCCGCCCCTACATCGTCTATCGCAGCCGGGATAGCCGCCCAACGTCGGGAACGGGCCGCGCCGAGGCATGGGCCCCGATCGGCACAAAGGATCGAGCACGACGATGA
- a CDS encoding nitrate/nitrite transporter: MTTTNTGPTSASDTLRADQTRNLVLATAAFTITFWAWNLIAPLGVFYASPGEMGLDSTQKSILISVPILVGSLGRIVVGVLTPRFGGRVMFTSLLLLSAPFVILVAVAGELKSYPLMIVIGFFLGVAGTSFAAGIPFLNNWYEPARRGFATGVFGAGMGGTALSAFFTPRFKEWFGYFPTHLIIAVALVVVAAVCWVMMRDAPSWAPNRERPLPKLVDALKLPITWQMAFLYAAAFGGFVAFSTYLPTYLNDVYEITDLKSAGARTAGFAIAAVVARPLGGSLSDRFGPRPITAISCGGAAVLAIWMITKPAMPWLAGVDFILMAVMMGMGAGSVFAWVAVASPAARVGAVTGLVGAAGGLGGFFPPLVMGATYDDATRSYTVGLSLLVAFAAAACLFTIFGIPRQKDDDQPDP, from the coding sequence ATGACGACCACCAACACTGGACCCACGTCGGCCTCGGACACGTTGCGCGCGGACCAGACCCGCAACCTGGTTCTCGCCACAGCGGCGTTCACGATCACCTTCTGGGCGTGGAACCTCATCGCGCCGCTGGGCGTGTTCTACGCGAGCCCGGGCGAGATGGGCCTGGATTCGACGCAGAAGTCGATCCTCATCTCGGTCCCCATCCTCGTCGGATCACTGGGCCGCATCGTCGTCGGCGTGCTCACCCCGCGGTTCGGTGGACGCGTCATGTTCACCTCACTGCTGTTGTTGTCGGCACCCTTCGTCATTCTCGTGGCGGTCGCCGGTGAGCTGAAGTCCTATCCGCTGATGATCGTGATCGGCTTCTTCCTCGGTGTGGCCGGAACGAGCTTCGCGGCGGGCATCCCGTTCCTGAACAACTGGTACGAGCCCGCGCGGCGCGGATTCGCCACCGGCGTCTTTGGCGCCGGGATGGGCGGGACAGCCCTGTCTGCATTCTTCACACCCCGTTTCAAGGAGTGGTTCGGCTACTTCCCGACGCACCTCATCATCGCCGTCGCTCTGGTCGTCGTTGCCGCGGTCTGCTGGGTGATGATGCGCGACGCACCGAGCTGGGCACCGAATCGCGAGCGTCCGCTGCCCAAGCTCGTCGACGCGCTCAAGCTGCCGATCACCTGGCAGATGGCCTTTCTCTACGCAGCCGCCTTCGGTGGTTTCGTGGCCTTCTCCACCTACTTGCCCACCTACCTCAACGACGTCTACGAGATCACCGACCTCAAGTCCGCTGGCGCCCGCACCGCCGGATTCGCCATCGCCGCGGTCGTGGCAAGGCCGCTCGGCGGCTCCCTCTCCGACCGTTTCGGTCCGCGCCCGATCACCGCGATCTCCTGTGGCGGTGCCGCGGTCCTGGCGATCTGGATGATCACCAAACCCGCGATGCCGTGGCTGGCCGGCGTCGACTTCATCCTCATGGCCGTGATGATGGGAATGGGTGCCGGATCGGTCTTCGCCTGGGTGGCCGTCGCCTCCCCGGCCGCACGGGTCGGCGCGGTGACCGGCCTCGTCGGAGCCGCCGGAGGACTCGGTGGCTTCTTCCCGCCGCTGGTGATGGGTGCGACATACGACGACGCCACTCGCTCCTACACGGTAGGACTCTCGCTCTTGGTCGCGTTCGCTGCTGCGGCCTGCCTCTTCACCATCTTCGGCATACCGCGCCAGAAGGACGACGACCAACCCGATCCCTAA
- a CDS encoding TetR/AcrR family transcriptional regulator produces the protein MVVRARLSPERIVDAAVAVADQGGLAQVSMRNVGRELGVEAMSLYHHVSDKDSLLDAMVDWIFARIELPTVDDEWRAGMARRADSAREVLSAHPWALGLVESRRTPGPALLTHHNAVLGCLRRNGFSVELASHTFSAIDSYVYGFVLTEMNLPFSESADDFVGEFTEAMPMELYPHLAELGAAIMESGYRFADEYRYGLDLVLDSIAERFAVS, from the coding sequence GTGGTGGTGCGTGCCCGCCTCAGTCCCGAGAGGATCGTCGACGCCGCCGTCGCGGTCGCCGATCAGGGAGGGTTGGCCCAGGTCAGCATGCGCAACGTCGGGCGCGAACTGGGCGTCGAGGCGATGTCGCTGTATCACCACGTCTCCGACAAGGACTCCCTCCTCGATGCGATGGTCGACTGGATCTTCGCCCGCATCGAGCTACCGACCGTCGACGACGAATGGCGCGCGGGGATGGCCCGTCGTGCCGACTCCGCTCGAGAGGTCCTGTCCGCCCATCCGTGGGCGTTGGGATTGGTGGAGTCCCGCCGGACCCCTGGCCCGGCACTGTTGACTCATCACAATGCCGTGCTCGGGTGTCTGCGCCGGAATGGCTTCTCCGTCGAACTCGCCTCGCATACGTTCTCGGCGATCGACTCGTACGTCTACGGATTCGTGCTCACCGAGATGAACCTCCCATTCAGCGAGAGTGCCGACGACTTCGTCGGGGAGTTCACCGAGGCGATGCCGATGGAGTTGTACCCGCATCTGGCCGAGCTCGGCGCTGCGATCATGGAATCCGGCTACCGATTCGCCGACGAGTATCGCTACGGCCTGGACCTCGTGCTGGACTCGATCGCCGAACGTTTCGCGGTGTCCTGA
- a CDS encoding NAD(P)-dependent alcohol dehydrogenase produces MRAAIAQDYGPPEVVSVKDVPVPRPGTKDLLVRVTAAAVTSGDARIRGADFPAGFGVLSRLALGFTRPRNSVLGGAFSGVVTEVGTKTDGFAVGDEVCGMTGVSMGTHAEYVVAPAKKTSHKPPRVSHEDAAGLLFGATAANHFLRVSQTGSDSTVLINGASGAIGTSAIQLAKLRGATVTAVTSTRNAALVRDLGADEVIDYTVSPITASGRRFDVVIDAVGNLDRKSGRDLLSENGILVLGVASLGDNLCARGNVKAGVVPERADDFAHLLSLVADGRLRVVIDESLPLDDIVAAHRRVDSGRKVGNIVITC; encoded by the coding sequence ATGCGCGCTGCCATCGCCCAGGATTACGGCCCACCCGAGGTCGTCTCGGTGAAAGACGTACCGGTCCCCCGTCCCGGCACCAAGGACCTCCTCGTCCGCGTCACCGCCGCCGCGGTCACGTCGGGCGATGCCCGTATCCGCGGGGCCGACTTCCCGGCCGGTTTCGGCGTGCTCTCGCGGCTCGCGCTCGGGTTCACGCGACCGCGCAACTCGGTGCTCGGCGGCGCCTTCTCCGGAGTGGTGACCGAAGTCGGCACGAAGACCGACGGATTCGCCGTCGGCGACGAGGTGTGCGGGATGACCGGCGTATCGATGGGCACCCACGCCGAATACGTCGTCGCGCCCGCCAAGAAGACGTCTCACAAACCACCCCGGGTGAGTCACGAGGATGCTGCCGGCCTGTTGTTCGGCGCGACGGCGGCGAACCACTTTCTGCGAGTGTCGCAGACCGGCTCCGACTCGACGGTTCTGATCAACGGAGCGTCGGGCGCCATCGGTACGAGCGCGATCCAGCTCGCGAAACTACGCGGCGCCACGGTGACCGCGGTGACGAGCACCCGCAACGCTGCGCTCGTGCGGGATCTCGGCGCTGACGAGGTCATCGACTACACCGTCTCGCCGATCACCGCGTCGGGCCGACGTTTCGACGTCGTCATCGACGCTGTGGGGAATCTGGACCGCAAGTCCGGCCGAGACCTCCTGTCCGAGAACGGGATTCTGGTCCTCGGTGTCGCCAGCCTCGGTGACAACCTCTGTGCGCGCGGCAATGTCAAAGCCGGCGTCGTCCCCGAACGCGCCGACGACTTCGCGCACCTGCTATCCCTGGTCGCCGACGGCAGACTCCGCGTCGTCATCGATGAATCGCTCCCGCTCGACGACATCGTCGCCGCCCACCGTCGCGTCGACTCGGGGCGCAAGGTCGGCAATATCGTCATCACGTGCTGA
- a CDS encoding DUF4334 domain-containing protein produces the protein MNTEDLRAGLSSIAAHELFDSLPAVSVAEILGRWHGSELPTGHPMDGLLALSGWYGKEFIDAETVHPLLFGDDPEHLYAVNPKLVPLRTLNRLGSKVPRIMPPGGRSSFRAMRTTKPRARLRTVEYRGLGSAAMVYDDIPVIDHFRRLDETTLLGAMDQRGSDETYFFLLERE, from the coding sequence GTGAACACGGAGGACCTACGAGCCGGCCTCAGCAGTATCGCCGCGCACGAGCTATTCGACTCCCTCCCCGCGGTGTCGGTCGCCGAAATCCTCGGCCGCTGGCACGGATCGGAATTGCCGACCGGTCACCCGATGGACGGCCTGCTCGCCTTGTCCGGGTGGTACGGCAAAGAGTTCATCGACGCCGAAACCGTTCACCCGCTGCTCTTCGGCGACGATCCGGAACACCTCTACGCGGTGAACCCGAAACTCGTCCCGCTGCGCACCTTGAACCGGCTCGGATCCAAGGTTCCGCGCATCATGCCACCCGGTGGGCGCTCCTCCTTCCGCGCGATGCGGACGACCAAGCCGCGAGCACGTCTGCGGACCGTGGAGTACCGCGGGCTCGGCAGCGCTGCGATGGTCTACGACGACATTCCGGTCATCGACCATTTCCGGCGACTCGACGAGACGACCCTCCTCGGCGCCATGGACCAACGCGGATCCGACGAGACCTACTTCTTCCTCCTGGAACGCGAGTGA
- a CDS encoding dihydrofolate reductase family protein: MRPLRYSINVTVDGCCDHLAGRPDEELHDYTAAIMGRADTLLFGRVVYEMMESAWRVPDDEQSDDPFVATINAMPKYVVSRTLSTVDWNAQLVRGDLRAAVTELKEQPGTGIYTGGVTLPLALAQLGLIDEYEFIVHPRIAGRGPTPFAGLREFVDLRLIGRTELASGAVALRYEPQR; encoded by the coding sequence ATGCGCCCACTCCGGTACTCGATCAACGTCACCGTCGACGGGTGTTGCGATCATCTGGCCGGGCGCCCGGACGAGGAGTTGCACGACTACACCGCGGCGATCATGGGCCGCGCCGACACGCTGCTCTTCGGACGCGTCGTCTACGAGATGATGGAATCCGCGTGGCGCGTGCCCGACGACGAGCAATCCGACGACCCGTTCGTCGCGACGATCAACGCGATGCCGAAATACGTCGTCTCCCGCACCCTCTCGACCGTCGACTGGAACGCACAGCTGGTGCGCGGCGACCTGCGTGCGGCCGTCACCGAGTTGAAGGAACAGCCGGGCACGGGCATCTACACGGGTGGTGTCACGTTGCCACTCGCGCTGGCACAGCTGGGGCTGATCGACGAGTACGAATTCATCGTGCACCCACGGATCGCCGGTCGCGGTCCGACGCCGTTCGCCGGTCTGCGCGAATTCGTCGACCTGCGGTTGATCGGTCGAACCGAACTCGCCTCCGGCGCCGTGGCCCTCCGCTACGAGCCGCAGCGCTAG